The Streptococcus oralis DNA window ACAAAAAAGCCATCCCATTCAGGACAGCTTCTTGGTACTTATACTCAATGAAAATCAAAGAGCAAACTAGGAAACTAGCCGCAGGCTGTACTTGAGTACGGCAAGGCGACGTTGACGTGGTTTGAAGAGATTTTCGAAGAGTATTAGATTTGTTCAGCAATGACCTTTTCGGCTAGGTTCATAGCATGGTCGGACACACGAGTGTAGTGGGAAATGATGTCGATAAAGTTGACTCCAGCTTGTGTAGAACACTCACCTTTGTTAAGGCGTTTGATGTGAGTCTTTCTGAGAACGCGTTCCATATTGTTGATTTCTTTATGGCGTTCAATCAGACTTTGAGCTTTTTCAATATCATTGTTTTCCACACTATCAAGGGCATCCTTGATAAAGTCAGTAGTTTTTTGATAGATATCCGCCAATTCCTCCAAAGCAGCTTCAGAGAACTGAACATTCTTACGTTGGAGGTAGTCTGTTAGGTTGAGCAAGCCTTCTGCGTGGTCCCCAATCCGTTCCAAATCACGAGATGAATCCAGGATGTTAGTCAAGACTTCACTTTCCTTTTGACTCAAGGATTCGCTTGAGAGTCTGATGAGGTAACGAGTGAGTTTTTCATCGATGGTGTTGATGGCTTCCTCTGTCTTGTGACCTTTTTCAGCTACCTTTTCATCCAAAGCGATGATATAGGTATAAGAAAGGTCAAAAGCTTTGGCTGCATAGTTCCCCAAGTGCAAGAGCTCTTTTTTGGCATTTCCTAGGGCAATAGAAGGAGATTGCTGGATAAGTTGCTCGTCGAGATAAAGGGGCTCGTACTTGACAACCTCGTCTTCACCAGGGATGAGCTTGGTTACAAAGTAGGCCAAGGCTCCGATGAACGGAAATTGTACAATGGTGTTACTTACGTTAAAGGCACCGTGAGAGAAGGCAATCGTCATCTCAGGTGAGAGGTGAAGGAGTGCCTGGAAGTACTCGATCATAGCAGTGAAGGGGCCTAATAAGATTAAGCAAAGAATAGTCCCTAGAACGTTAAAGGTAACGTGAGTCGCTGCAACGCGTTTCGCAGAGACATTGGCTCCAGCTGCGGCAATGATAACGGTTAAGGTTGTCCCGATATTATCCCCGAAGAGAACTGGTAGCGAACCTTTAAGGTCAAGGAACCCACCTGCATAGAGGCCTTGCAAAATCCCGATTGTAGCCGAGGAAGCCTGGATGAGGACGGTAATCACTGCACCAGCTACTACTC harbors:
- a CDS encoding Na/Pi cotransporter family protein codes for the protein MSINWQEILFHFLGGLGLFLYSIKTMGDGLQQAAGDRLRFYIDKYTSNPFLGVLVGIVVTALIQSSTGVTVITVGLVSASLLTLRQAIGIIMGANIGTTVTSFIIGFKLGEYALPLIFLGTMFLFFTKNRTANNIGRILFGVGGIFYALNLISAGMSPLKDLPQFKEYMVTLGQNPILGVVAGAVITVLIQASSATIGILQGLYAGGFLDLKGSLPVLFGDNIGTTLTVIIAAAGANVSAKRVAATHVTFNVLGTILCLILLGPFTAMIEYFQALLHLSPEMTIAFSHGAFNVSNTIVQFPFIGALAYFVTKLIPGEDEVVKYEPLYLDEQLIQQSPSIALGNAKKELLHLGNYAAKAFDLSYTYIIALDEKVAEKGHKTEEAINTIDEKLTRYLIRLSSESLSQKESEVLTNILDSSRDLERIGDHAEGLLNLTDYLQRKNVQFSEAALEELADIYQKTTDFIKDALDSVENNDIEKAQSLIERHKEINNMERVLRKTHIKRLNKGECSTQAGVNFIDIISHYTRVSDHAMNLAEKVIAEQI